The proteins below are encoded in one region of Streptomyces roseirectus:
- a CDS encoding class I SAM-dependent methyltransferase, translating into MQDLQEPRRTDCPWCGSRHLRTRRPGTPAVDECQDCAHTFRNPGRPAPHRRDIDDGLLTRVLAARTTGRRLRATARAMTAFPEPESWLDVGTGHARFPEAAKDLFAYTSFDGVDPTPRVDRARAEGRVEEAHRALTPALDARYDVVSVLHHLAHAPDPRAELTAALRALRPGGHLLLELPDPACAFAPLLGKWWLPYGRSHHLHLIPLDNLRTELEAQGCEIVTTDRRAAHVPYDLAAATALLLTRHVPPRARRLTTPLTALAAALDHTLSPLLRRTRFSNAYRVIARKRPA; encoded by the coding sequence ATGCAGGACCTCCAGGAACCGCGCCGCACGGACTGCCCCTGGTGCGGATCGCGACACCTCCGCACCCGCCGCCCCGGCACGCCCGCCGTCGACGAGTGCCAGGACTGCGCCCACACCTTCCGAAACCCCGGCCGACCGGCCCCGCACCGACGGGACATCGACGACGGCCTCCTGACCCGCGTCCTCGCCGCCCGCACCACCGGACGCCGCCTCAGAGCCACCGCCCGCGCGATGACCGCCTTCCCCGAACCCGAGAGCTGGCTCGACGTCGGCACCGGCCACGCCCGCTTCCCCGAAGCCGCGAAGGACCTCTTCGCCTACACGTCCTTCGACGGCGTCGACCCCACCCCCCGCGTCGACCGCGCGCGAGCCGAAGGGCGCGTCGAGGAGGCCCACCGCGCCCTCACCCCGGCCCTGGACGCCCGCTACGACGTCGTCAGCGTCCTGCACCACCTCGCCCACGCCCCCGACCCCCGCGCCGAACTCACCGCCGCCCTCAGGGCGTTGCGTCCAGGCGGCCACCTCCTCCTCGAACTCCCCGACCCCGCCTGCGCGTTCGCCCCCCTCCTCGGCAAGTGGTGGCTCCCGTACGGCCGTTCCCACCACCTCCACCTCATCCCCCTGGACAACCTCCGCACCGAACTGGAGGCCCAGGGCTGCGAGATCGTGACGACGGACCGCCGCGCGGCCCACGTCCCGTACGACCTGGCGGCAGCCACGGCCCTCCTCCTGACCCGCCACGTCCCCCCACGCGCCCGCCGCCTCACCACCCCCCTCACAGCCCTCGCGGCGGCCCTGGACCACACCCTGTCCCCCCTCCTGCGCCGCACCCGCTTCTCGAACGCCTACCGGGTCATCGCGAGAAAACGCCCCGCCTGA
- the cobT gene encoding nicotinate-nucleotide--dimethylbenzimidazole phosphoribosyltransferase, translated as MSSLNLDDFTDLIERPDGGVRRDAEARRERQVVPPGALGRLDDLGEWLAAAQGSVPVRPVDKPRVVLFAGDHGVAELGVSARPAGSAAELVRAVLEGGRPVSVLARRAGVPVRVVDMSLDCEPDAFPADVVRHRVRRGSGRIDIEDALTLDEAEAAFRAGVAVADEEADSGTDLVVLGDVSVGGTTAAGVLIAALCGTDASVVTGRGGVAIDDLAWMRKCAAIRDALRRARPVLGDQLQLLATVGGADLAAMTGFLLQCAVRKLPVVLDGVVAAACALVGQRVAFRAPDWWLAAHRSGEPGQVKALDRMALEPLLEQGVQVGEGAGGVLALPLVRAAAALAAELPEKEAEVEVAEKDAEEAAEEAAEE; from the coding sequence ATGAGCTCGCTTAATCTCGACGACTTCACCGATCTGATCGAGCGCCCCGACGGCGGGGTGCGGCGCGACGCGGAGGCGCGTCGGGAGCGTCAGGTCGTGCCGCCCGGCGCGCTGGGGCGCCTCGACGATCTCGGTGAGTGGCTGGCGGCGGCGCAGGGTTCGGTGCCGGTACGGCCGGTCGACAAGCCGCGTGTCGTCCTCTTCGCCGGGGACCACGGGGTCGCGGAGCTGGGTGTCTCCGCGCGGCCCGCCGGGAGCGCCGCCGAGCTGGTGCGGGCGGTGCTGGAGGGCGGCCGTCCCGTCTCCGTCCTCGCCCGGCGCGCCGGGGTGCCCGTGCGCGTCGTGGACATGTCCCTCGACTGCGAGCCGGACGCCTTCCCCGCCGACGTCGTCCGCCACCGGGTGCGGCGCGGCAGCGGGCGGATCGACATCGAGGACGCGCTGACGCTCGACGAGGCGGAGGCGGCGTTCCGGGCGGGGGTCGCCGTCGCGGACGAGGAGGCGGACTCCGGGACCGACCTCGTGGTGCTGGGTGATGTGAGCGTCGGCGGGACGACGGCCGCCGGGGTGCTGATCGCGGCGCTGTGCGGAACCGACGCGTCGGTGGTGACCGGGCGGGGCGGGGTCGCCATCGACGACCTCGCGTGGATGCGCAAGTGCGCGGCGATCCGGGACGCGCTGCGGCGGGCCCGGCCCGTGCTGGGCGATCAGTTGCAGTTGCTGGCGACGGTCGGGGGCGCGGATCTCGCCGCCATGACCGGGTTCCTGCTCCAGTGCGCCGTGCGGAAGCTGCCGGTCGTGCTTGACGGGGTGGTGGCCGCGGCGTGCGCGCTCGTGGGGCAGCGGGTGGCGTTCCGGGCGCCCGACTGGTGGCTCGCGGCGCATCGGAGCGGGGAGCCGGGGCAGGTCAAGGCGCTGGACCGGATGGCTCTGGAGCCGCTGCTTGAGCAGGGCGTGCAGGTCGGCGAGGGTGCCGGGGGCGTGCTGGCGTTGCCGTTGGTGCGGGCCGCGGCGGCGTTGGCGGCGGAGCTGCCGGAGAAGGAGGCCGAGGTGGAGGTGGCCGAGAAGGACGCCGAGGAGGCTGCTGAGGAGGCTGCTGAGGAGTAA
- a CDS encoding bifunctional adenosylcobinamide kinase/adenosylcobinamide-phosphate guanylyltransferase — MELTLLGTGGPAGLPRPDCPCAVCALSLGGGARAATAVLVDGALLLDLTPGAALAAARAGHSLAGVRQVLLSHPHDGPAVEVPLGLPRPGRVPDGRELALLTGHRVRAVAMDSGGTGYAVSGPDGQRVLYLPPGAAPAGLGEGGERYDLVLLDVVGRPDALARLRAVGAVGATTDVVAVHLDHDVPPGAELRRRLAAAGARAVADGTTLTVGVYEDVPDVPRRTLVLGGARSGKSVEAERRLEAFPDVLYVATGGTRGGDTEWAARVSAHRVRRPGSWRTAETCDLVPLLAADGPPLLVDCLSLWLTDAMDSVGAWDDAVWADGGEKALRERVADLVAALRGTRRTVVVVSNEVGSGIVPATASGRRYRDELGRLNAAVGAECEQVVLVVAGQAVVLRG; from the coding sequence GTGGAATTGACTCTCCTCGGTACCGGTGGCCCCGCTGGGCTTCCTCGGCCCGATTGCCCCTGTGCCGTCTGTGCGCTCTCCCTCGGGGGCGGGGCGCGGGCTGCCACCGCTGTGCTCGTGGACGGGGCGTTGTTGCTCGATCTGACGCCCGGGGCCGCGCTCGCCGCCGCTCGGGCGGGGCATTCGCTCGCGGGGGTGCGGCAGGTGTTGTTGTCGCATCCGCATGACGGGCCGGCGGTCGAGGTGCCGTTGGGGCTGCCGCGGCCGGGGCGGGTGCCGGACGGGCGGGAGTTGGCGTTGTTGACGGGGCATCGGGTGCGGGCCGTGGCGATGGACTCGGGGGGCACGGGGTACGCGGTGAGCGGGCCGGACGGGCAGCGGGTGCTGTATCTGCCGCCGGGCGCGGCTCCGGCGGGGCTCGGGGAGGGCGGCGAGCGGTACGACCTGGTCCTGCTGGACGTCGTCGGGCGGCCGGACGCGCTCGCGCGGCTGCGGGCGGTGGGCGCGGTCGGGGCGACGACCGATGTCGTCGCCGTCCATCTGGATCACGACGTGCCGCCGGGGGCCGAGCTGCGGCGCCGGCTCGCGGCGGCGGGCGCGCGGGCCGTGGCGGACGGGACGACGCTGACGGTCGGCGTCTACGAGGACGTCCCCGACGTGCCCCGGCGCACGCTCGTGCTCGGCGGGGCGCGGTCGGGGAAGTCGGTGGAGGCGGAGCGGCGGCTGGAGGCGTTCCCGGACGTCCTGTACGTCGCGACGGGCGGTACGCGGGGCGGGGACACCGAGTGGGCGGCGCGAGTGTCGGCGCACCGGGTGCGGCGGCCGGGGTCGTGGCGGACGGCCGAGACCTGCGACCTGGTTCCGCTCCTTGCGGCGGACGGGCCCCCGCTCCTCGTCGACTGCCTGTCCCTGTGGCTCACCGACGCGATGGACTCCGTCGGGGCCTGGGACGACGCGGTGTGGGCGGACGGCGGTGAGAAGGCCCTGCGGGAGCGGGTCGCGGACCTCGTGGCGGCGCTGCGCGGGACCCGGCGGACCGTGGTCGTCGTCTCCAACGAGGTGGGGTCGGGGATCGTGCCCGCGACGGCGTCGGGGCGGCGGTACCGGGACGAGCTGGGGCGGCTGAACGCGGCGGTGGGCGCGGAGTGCGAGCAGGTGGTGCTGGTGGTGGCGGGGCAGGCGGTGGTGTTGCGGGGGTGA